In one Catenovulum adriaticum genomic region, the following are encoded:
- the fldB gene encoding flavodoxin FldB encodes MKIGLFYGSTTCYTEMSAEKIQAFIGADIVDIFNIKDTPIEQCLQYDFIIFGISTWDFGELQEDWESKWQDVASLDLTNKTIAIYGQGDQEDYGDWFQDAIGMLHDAIAHNTTHRIGYWPNQGYEFKASKALTKDNAQFVGLSLDDERQFELSEERIHNWCVQILEEYAQLAD; translated from the coding sequence ATGAAAATAGGTTTATTTTACGGTTCTACTACATGCTATACAGAAATGTCAGCTGAAAAAATACAAGCTTTTATTGGCGCTGACATTGTCGATATCTTTAATATTAAAGATACGCCAATTGAGCAATGTTTGCAGTATGATTTTATCATTTTTGGCATATCGACATGGGATTTTGGCGAGTTACAAGAAGACTGGGAATCAAAATGGCAAGATGTTGCGAGCTTAGACTTAACCAACAAAACAATTGCTATTTATGGCCAAGGTGATCAAGAAGACTACGGCGATTGGTTTCAAGATGCAATTGGTATGCTACATGATGCAATTGCACATAACACCACACATCGCATTGGCTATTGGCCAAATCAAGGTTACGAGTTTAAAGCCTCTAAAGCATTAACCAAAGACAACGCTCAATTTGTCGGGTTAAGTTTAGATGATGAAAGACAGTTTGAACTCAGTGAAGAACGCATTCATAACTGGTGTGTGCAAATTTTAGAAGAATATGCGCAGTTAGCTGATTAG
- a CDS encoding PhzF family phenazine biosynthesis protein, with translation MEVYFLTVDVFTQSQFQGAQIAVVPDASQLSAEQMMQIAAEFNLWRTVFIMPSEKASKKIRVFNGKREFDFGGHPTLAAIFSIAHLAQLEFVEGDNEFTLEESHGLVNCKVKIEQGLPVFNQFTINASPEYDAFTPTQAELADILTTEPKDLIVNQYKPMLVATEIPYLIVPVDNIQALKAASFNYQAWAISTAPATCANAILLFCKAENSNSADFHCRLLGPVFSTHEDPPVGAAMPAFTGYLNQFEHSPEKFVVERGVYQQRFSYLHINLVSNANDKIRVNIGGHATLSSKGSMIV, from the coding sequence ATGGAAGTCTATTTTTTAACCGTAGATGTGTTTACTCAATCACAATTTCAAGGGGCTCAAATTGCAGTCGTGCCAGACGCTAGCCAATTATCTGCAGAGCAAATGATGCAAATAGCTGCTGAATTTAATTTATGGCGAACGGTTTTTATTATGCCAAGTGAAAAAGCCAGCAAAAAAATACGGGTATTTAATGGTAAAAGGGAATTTGATTTTGGCGGGCATCCTACCTTGGCGGCTATTTTTTCAATTGCACACTTAGCTCAGCTTGAGTTTGTAGAAGGCGACAATGAGTTTACCTTAGAAGAATCGCATGGTTTAGTGAACTGCAAAGTGAAAATAGAGCAAGGCTTGCCAGTATTTAACCAATTTACGATTAATGCATCGCCTGAATACGATGCTTTTACACCTACACAAGCTGAGTTAGCTGATATATTAACAACAGAGCCAAAAGATTTAATTGTAAACCAATATAAACCTATGCTGGTTGCGACCGAAATTCCTTATCTTATTGTACCTGTTGATAATATCCAAGCGTTAAAAGCGGCTAGTTTTAATTATCAAGCTTGGGCTATTTCAACTGCTCCGGCGACGTGTGCCAATGCAATATTGTTGTTCTGCAAAGCGGAAAATTCAAACTCAGCAGATTTTCATTGTCGGTTACTAGGGCCTGTCTTTAGTACCCATGAAGATCCACCTGTTGGTGCAGCAATGCCAGCATTTACCGGTTATTTGAATCAGTTTGAGCATTCGCCAGAAAAATTTGTGGTTGAACGTGGGGTATATCAACAAAGATTTAGTTACTTACACATTAACTTAGTTTCAAACGCTAATGATAAGATTCGTGTCAATATAGGTGGTCACGCAACTTTGTCATCAAAGGGCAGTATGATTGTTTAA
- the queE gene encoding 7-carboxy-7-deazaguanine synthase QueE, with translation MNYPVNEIFETIQGEGCMTGVPSIFIRLQGCPVGCSWCDTKHTWTVEDQHKVDASQVIDVSNESNNWAELSSEKIIEIVKQYQAKHIVITGGEPCLYDLTELTTQLDGIGCSTQIETSGTFEIKTYDKTYVTVSPKVGMKGGYQVLTSALNRADEIKHPIATEQHIDDLKALLLQRNSDKVMTVCLQPISQKKRATELAIETCIANNWRLSVQVHKYLSID, from the coding sequence ATGAATTATCCTGTTAATGAAATTTTTGAAACGATTCAAGGCGAAGGCTGTATGACGGGCGTACCGTCTATTTTTATTCGTTTACAGGGCTGTCCTGTTGGTTGCTCTTGGTGTGATACTAAACATACTTGGACGGTTGAAGACCAACATAAAGTCGATGCCAGTCAGGTGATTGATGTTTCAAATGAATCAAATAACTGGGCAGAATTAAGCAGTGAAAAAATTATTGAAATAGTAAAGCAGTATCAAGCTAAACATATTGTGATTACTGGCGGCGAACCCTGTTTGTACGATTTAACGGAATTGACAACTCAGTTGGATGGAATTGGCTGCTCAACTCAAATTGAAACCAGTGGTACTTTTGAGATTAAAACATATGACAAAACTTATGTGACGGTTTCGCCAAAAGTGGGGATGAAAGGAGGCTATCAAGTGCTGACTTCAGCGCTAAACCGAGCTGACGAAATTAAACACCCAATCGCGACAGAGCAACATATTGATGATTTAAAAGCATTATTATTACAGCGGAATTCAGATAAAGTAATGACAGTTTGCTTGCAACCTATTAGTCAAAAAAAGAGAGCAACAGAGCTAGCGATTGAAACCTGTATTGCTAATAACTGGCGTTTGTCGGTGCAAGTTCATAAATATTTATCAATAGATTAA
- the queC gene encoding 7-cyano-7-deazaguanine synthase QueC: MSEKAVVIYSGGMDSFTVLNQAIAEGYQVYPLSFNYGQRHLKELDFAKAVCDELSVNHKVVDISAINTLLAGSSLTDDIEIPEGHYEEDSMKSTVVPNRNMILLSLAVGYAVSIGAKKVFYGAHSGDHAIYPDCRPEFVEKMKAVCAIADYQPVDIETPFLNNSKIEILAHGLKMGLDYAKSWTCYNGREKACGQCGACQERLEAFEQNGLTDPLAYES; encoded by the coding sequence ATGTCTGAAAAAGCAGTTGTTATTTATTCTGGGGGTATGGACTCATTTACCGTGCTCAATCAAGCGATAGCCGAGGGGTATCAGGTGTACCCTTTATCTTTTAATTATGGGCAACGCCATTTAAAAGAGTTAGATTTTGCCAAAGCCGTTTGTGATGAATTATCAGTTAATCATAAAGTCGTGGATATTTCTGCAATTAATACATTATTAGCGGGCTCTTCATTAACGGATGATATTGAAATACCGGAAGGTCATTACGAAGAAGACAGCATGAAATCGACAGTTGTTCCAAACCGAAATATGATTTTATTGTCGTTAGCGGTTGGCTATGCGGTTTCTATTGGAGCCAAAAAAGTTTTTTATGGGGCACATTCTGGCGATCATGCTATTTATCCTGATTGCCGACCCGAATTTGTCGAAAAAATGAAGGCGGTTTGCGCCATCGCCGATTATCAACCCGTTGATATTGAAACTCCATTTTTAAATAATTCAAAAATTGAAATTTTGGCGCATGGTTTAAAAATGGGTTTAGATTACGCAAAAAGCTGGACTTGTTACAACGGCCGAGAAAAAGCTTGTGGTCAATGCGGGGCTTGTCAGGAACGCTTAGAAGCATTCGAGCAAAATGGTTTGACCGATCCACTAGCGTACGAGTCATAG
- a CDS encoding GNAT family N-acetyltransferase, protein MELAESLNAIYLSAEDINIASSLLYLAYHDDPFFMDCFASHEDGYEQRLRAAIREELLVFYDRSQPMVGIYNDDEHLLAVACLIQPGAGFGAERFWHWRLKMMLTTGYVSTRNMIEKEQKIREKIPAENYYLMAFVAVHPHYQHHGVGHYLMQAIDTMVQENQASEGVGVLVTVEKYQGFFEAANYKNIAQLTVGKVGCSLMFKEKSN, encoded by the coding sequence ATGGAATTAGCAGAATCACTCAACGCCATCTATTTATCAGCTGAAGATATTAATATTGCCAGTTCGCTATTATATTTAGCTTATCATGATGATCCTTTTTTTATGGATTGTTTTGCAAGCCATGAAGATGGATACGAGCAAAGATTACGGGCCGCCATCCGCGAAGAATTATTAGTATTTTATGATCGGTCTCAACCTATGGTTGGAATTTATAACGACGATGAACATTTATTAGCCGTGGCTTGTTTAATACAGCCAGGTGCTGGCTTTGGCGCTGAACGATTTTGGCATTGGCGTTTAAAAATGATGTTGACGACAGGCTATGTATCTACTCGAAATATGATTGAGAAAGAACAAAAAATTCGCGAAAAAATTCCAGCTGAAAACTATTATTTAATGGCATTTGTTGCTGTGCATCCTCATTACCAGCATCATGGTGTAGGGCATTATTTAATGCAAGCCATAGATACCATGGTACAAGAAAACCAAGCGAGTGAAGGGGTAGGGGTTTTAGTGACAGTTGAAAAATACCAAGGTTTTTTTGAGGCGGCAAATTACAAAAATATCGCGCAATTAACCGTGGGTAAAGTGGGTTGTTCGTTAATGTTTAAAGAAAAAAGCAACTAA
- the gshB gene encoding glutathione synthase, with protein MTIKLGIVMDPISQITIKKDSSFAMLLQAQARGYEIYYMEMADLYLEDGQSYANMRRLSVQEDPDNWYQLGETSDQPLSALDCILMRKDPPFDTEYIYATYLLERAEDAGCLIVNKPQSLRDANEKLYTAWFSDYTPTTLVTRSAKKLKAFYQTHQDVILKPLDGMGGASIFRLKPNDPNVGVIIETLTEHQSRYAMAQTYLPEIKDGDKRILLIDGEPIEYCLARIPAEGETRGNLAAGGRGVARPLSDSDKKIAAHVGPTLKKKGLIFVGLDVIGDKITEINVTSPTCIREIEAAYPVSITGKLFDAIEARLGK; from the coding sequence ATGACAATTAAACTTGGGATCGTGATGGATCCTATCAGTCAAATTACCATCAAAAAAGATTCCAGCTTTGCGATGCTACTTCAAGCGCAAGCACGCGGTTATGAAATTTATTATATGGAAATGGCCGACCTTTATTTAGAAGATGGTCAAAGCTATGCAAATATGCGCCGCTTAAGCGTGCAGGAAGACCCAGATAACTGGTACCAATTGGGTGAAACAAGCGATCAACCACTCAGTGCGCTAGACTGCATTTTAATGCGCAAAGATCCCCCATTTGATACAGAATACATATACGCGACTTATTTATTAGAACGAGCCGAAGATGCCGGCTGTTTAATTGTAAATAAACCACAAAGTTTGCGCGACGCGAACGAAAAACTCTATACTGCGTGGTTTTCCGATTACACGCCAACCACATTAGTTACCCGCAGCGCTAAAAAGTTGAAGGCTTTTTACCAAACTCATCAAGACGTTATTTTAAAACCTCTGGATGGCATGGGTGGCGCATCTATTTTTAGATTAAAACCGAATGACCCAAATGTTGGGGTTATTATAGAAACCTTAACTGAACATCAAAGCCGATATGCAATGGCGCAAACTTATTTACCAGAAATTAAAGACGGCGATAAACGTATTTTATTAATTGACGGTGAACCAATAGAATACTGCTTAGCTCGGATTCCGGCAGAAGGCGAAACGCGTGGTAATTTAGCAGCCGGAGGACGAGGTGTTGCTAGACCTTTATCTGATTCAGATAAAAAAATTGCTGCGCATGTTGGCCCAACTTTAAAGAAAAAAGGCTTAATATTTGTTGGCTTAGATGTGATTGGCGATAAAATTACTGAAATCAATGTGACCAGCCCAACCTGTATTCGCGAAATAGAAGCAGCCTACCCTGTTAGCATTACCGGTAAATTATTTGATGCAATAG